Proteins encoded together in one Coffea arabica cultivar ET-39 chromosome 2c, Coffea Arabica ET-39 HiFi, whole genome shotgun sequence window:
- the LOC113727751 gene encoding eukaryotic translation initiation factor 3 subunit A, producing the protein MTTAFAKPENALKRAEELLNVGQKQEAWDTIHRLITSRRYRAWTKTLERIMFKYIELCVEMRKGAKDGLNQYRIMCQQVNVSSLEEVIKHFMHLSTERAELARSQADALEEALDVDDLEADRRPEDLMLSYVSGQKGKDRSDRELVTPWFKFLWETYRTVLEILRNNSKLEALYAMTAHRAFQFCRQYKRTTEFRRLCEIIRNHLVNLNKYRDQRDRPDLSAPESLQLYLDTRFEQLKIATELELWQEAFRSVEDIHGLMCMVKKQPKPSLLVVYYAKLTEIFWMSSSHLYHAYAWLKLFSFQKSFNKNLTQKDLQLIASAVVLAALSVPPYNRGHGTSHVEQENGKERNSRMANLIGFILDPKLEGREVLSRSSLLSEVASKGILSCVMPEVKDLYYLLELEFLPLDLASKVQPLLSKISKIGGKLSSASSLPEVQLSQYVSALEKLAALRLLKQVSEVYQTMKIDSLCKMIPFVEFSFLEKISMDAVKYNFLSMKIDHIKNAVIFSSMDIEAEGFRGQLMFLAELLNKSRAMIHRPEEKASKIGLVLPGLSETVEKEHKRLLARKSIIEKRKEEQERLLLEMEREEETKRLKLQKLTEEAEQKRLASEYEQRKNQRILKEIEERELEEAQALLQEAEKRSKKKGKKPVLEGEKVTKQTLMELALSEQLRERLEMEKKLQKLVKTMDFLERAKREEAALLIESAFQHRLIEEKILHEREQRQEIELSRERHDGDLKEKKRLARMFEHKHQFQDKVMNRRQTEYDRLKTERAERINHILQQRRQEMEIKRKMLFFLKSEEQRLKKLQEEEEARKHEEAERQKKEAAEHQAKLDRIAEKQRQREQEIEERLRKSSEGPARHSDLNGGGSGSDSRTSATAPAASAGPPPGKYVPKFKQRLDNPGQGPTPDSMQWGNGRADERSQPSDRWRSDDRRPTYGFGGGSGSRSSWSSSSRR; encoded by the exons ATGACGACTGCATTTGCTAAGCCAGAGAATGCTTTGAAGCGTGCTGAAG AGTTGTTAAATGTCGGACAGAAGCAAGAAGCCTGGGATACCATTCATCGACTTATCACCTCAAGGAGATATAGGGCATGGACTAAGACGCTTGAAAGAATCATGTTCAAATATATTGAGCTTTGTGTTGAAATGCGTAAGGGTGCCAAGGATGGCTTGAACCAGTATCGGATTATGTGCCAGCAAGTCAATGTCAGCTCATTAGAAGAAGTCATAAAGCACTTTATGCATCTTTCTACGGAGAGAGCTGAGCTGGCTCGTAGTCAGGCTGATGCCTTGGAAGAAGCCCTTGATGTTGATGATCTAGAGGCTGATAGGAGGCCAGAAGATCTGATGTTGAGTTATGTCAGTGGCCAGAAGGGAAAGGATAGGTCTGACAGAGAGCTTGTGACACCGTGGTTTAAATTCTTATGGGAAACCTACAGAACAGTGCTTGAAATATTACGGAACAATTCAAAGTTGGAGGCACTTTATGCG ATGACTGCACACCGTGCTTTTCAGTTCTGCAGACAATACAAACGCACGACAGAGTTTCGTCGCTTGTGTGAGATAATCCGGAACCATCTGGTAAACCTTAACAAGTACAGGGACCAAAGGGACCGTCCTGATCTATCTGCTCCTGAAAGCCTGCAACTGTATCTTGATACGAGATTTGAGCAGTTAAAAATTGCAACAGAACTTGAGCTCTGGCAG GAAGCATTTCGTTCAGTAGAAGATATACATGGACTAATGTGCATGGTCAAAAAGCAACCAAAACCATCTCTACTGGTTGTTTACTATGCCAAGTTGACAGAGATATTTTGGATGTCCTCTAGCCATCTGTATCATGCTTATGCTTGGTTGaagcttttttcttttcagaaaAGCTTCAATAAAAACTTGACTCAGAAGGATTTACAATTAATTGCATCAGCTGTGGTCTTAGCTGCTCTCTCAGTTCCTCCCTATAATCGTGGGCATGGGACATCTCATGTGGaacaagaaaatggaaaagaacgCAACTCAAGGATGGCTAATCTCATAGGGTTCATACTTGACCCTAAACTTGAGGGTAGAGAAGTG CTCTCACGGTCATCCCTTCTGTCAGAAGTG GCTTCCAAAGGTATCCTGTCCTGTGTAATGCCAGAAGTAAAGGACCTCTATTATCTTTTGGAGCTTGAGTTTCTTCCTCTTGATCTTGCATCAAAAGTACAGCCGTTGTTGTCCAAGATATCCAAGATTGGTGGTAAACTTTCTTCAGCATCCTCTCTACCAGAAGTGCAGCTATCACAATATGTTTCTGCACTGGAGAAACTAGCTGCCCTGAGATTGCTGAAGCAG GTGTCTGAAGTGTATCAGACAATGAAAATTGACAGCTTATGCAAGATGATTCCCTTTGTTGAATTTTCCTTCTTGGAGAAAATTTCTATGGATGCTGTCAAGTACAATTTTCTCTCCATGAAAATTGATCACATAAAGAATGCTGTTATTTTTAGTAGCATG GATATCGAAGCTGAGGGCTTCCGGGGCCAACTGATGTTTTTGGCTGAGTTATTGAATAAATCAAGGGCAATGATACACCGACCAGAAGAGAAAGCTTCTAAAATCGGACTTGTGCTTCCAGGTCTGTCAGAGACTGTTGAAAAGGAGCACAAGAGACTTCTTGCTCGGAAGTCAATTATTGAGAAACGCAAGGAAGAACAAGAACGCCTACTTTTGGAGATG GAGCGGGAAGAGGAAACTAAAAGGCTAAAACTACAAAAGTTAACTGAAGAGGCAGAACAAAAGAGGCTTGCATCAGAGTATGAACAAAGGAAGAATCAACGAATACTTAAAGAAATAGAGGAGAGAGAACTTGAAGAAGCACAAGCATTACTCCAGGAGGCTGAAAAGCGCAGtaaaaagaagggaaagaagCCTGTCCTAGAGGGA GAAAAAGTGACAAAGCAAACTCTAATGGAGTTGGCACTGAGTGAGCAACTCAGAGAAAGAttggaaatggaaaaaaaattgcagaagctTGTTAAGACAATGGATTTTTTAGAAAGAGCAAAAAGAGAAGAAGCAGCCCTTTTAATTGAATCTGCCTTTCAACATCGTCTGATTGAAGAGAAGATCCTTCATGAACGCGAACAGCGG CAAGAAATTGAGTTGAGTAGAGAGCGCCATGATGGAGATctcaaggagaagaaaagattGGCGCGGATGTTCGAACATAAG CACCAGTTCCAGGATAAAGTCATGAACCGTCGGCAGACAGAATATGACAGGCTGAAAACTGAGAGAGCAGAAAGGATCAATCACATTCTCCAACAGAGGAGACAGGAGATGGAAATTAAGAGGAAGATGTTGTTCTTTTTGAAATCTGAAGAGCAAAGGCTGAAAAAATTGCAGGAAGAGGAGGAAGCTCGTAAGCATGAAG AGGCAGAGAGGCAAAAGAAGGAAGCAGCTGAGCACCAAGCAAAGTTAGATCGTATAGCAGAAAAGCAGAGGCAACGGGAACAAGAAATAGAAGAAAGGCTGAGAAAATCAAGCGAGGGCCCTGCGAGACATTCTGATCTGAATGGTGGAGGAAGTGGATCTGACTCCAGAACATCTGCTACCGCTCCAGCAGCATCAGCAGGACCACCCCCTGGAAAGTATGTTCCTAAATTTAAGCAGCGGCTTGACAATCCTGGGCAGGGTCCTACACCAGATTCTATGCAGTGGGGCAATGGAAGGGCAGATGAACGCTCCCAACCAAGTGACAGGTGGCGCAGTGATGATCGACGCCCCACTTATGGTTTTGGTGGTGGTAGCGGCTCAAGGTCTTCCTGGTCATCATCATCTAGACGTTAA
- the LOC140036046 gene encoding uncharacterized protein produces the protein MSLLKVKLKLLILLLRKRKPESREKNSGHCSKGKGWSKTKSFLSKHIGSVFSEALGNESQEMLSISQEQEGKHDRIDRSTTKEHSEGQGIAPNDQEVHGRRGEVFGERSLQQSVNAGNSFSGSFATNVNLSGEQERSKQLARIPSRRCSSHKKRRHAKLKLKKGIQQGKESEEEDEESGGIELCKKKILMGRKCRPLNKSGTLQYDENGILLPEVP, from the exons ATGTCTCTGCTTAAAGTGAAACTTAAGTTACTCATCCTGTTGTTGAGAAAAAGGAAACCCGAGTCTAGGGAGAAAAATTCTGGGCATTGCAGCAAGGGAAAAGGGTGGTCGAAAACCAAAAGCTTTCTGTCGAAGCATATTGGCTCAGTTTTCTCCGAAGCTTTAGGTAACGAGTCACAAGAGATGTTGAGCATCTCCCAGGAACAGGAAGGAAAGCATGATAGGATTGACCGTTCTACAACTAAGGAACATTCGGAAGGACAAGGGATTGCACCAAACGATCAAGAAGTCCATGGTAGACGAGGAGAAGTCTTTGGTGAAAGAAGTTTGCAGCAGTCAGTTAATGCTG GCAATAGTTTTTCTGGTAGTTTTGCCACCAATGTCAATCTTTCAGGGGAACAGGAGAGGTCAAAGCAATTGGCTCGAATTCCAAGCAGGAGATGTAGCAGTCACAAGAAGCGTAGGCACGCAAAGTTGAAGCTAAAGAAAGGCATCCAACAGGGTaaagaaagtgaagaagaagatgaagaaagcGGAGGAATTGAATTGTGCAAGAAGAAGATTCTAATGGGAAGAAAGTGCCGGCCCCTCAACAAATCAGGCACACTTCAGTATGATGAAAATGGCATTCTGTTGCCAGAAGTACCATAA
- the LOC113727750 gene encoding uncharacterized protein gives MANRTDPSAKSIRGTNPQNLVEKIVRSKIYQNTYWKEQCFGLTAETLVDKAMELDHLGGTYGGSRKPTPFICLVTKMLQIQPDKEIVVEFIKNEDYKYVRVLGAFYLRLTGTDIDVYRYLEPLYNDYRKLRQKTNDGRFGLTHVDEFIDELLTTDYSCDISLPRIKKRWTLEALGSLEPRRSALEDDFEEEEEKDEDDQLAAGSDDGDHEKDYYRGRSPTRERDRDRRRDSHRYRDRDYDRDYDRDRDYDRDRDYDRDRDYDRDRGRGRDRDRDRERERDRDRHRLREDKEYGREREREREGRERDRRDRDRGRRRSHSRSRSRSRDRKDRDEERRKRHARSSASPRRRGDGPDDSTTRDEPKKKKEKEKKKDDGTDHPDPEIAEANRLRASLGLKPLKL, from the exons ATGGCGAACCGGACGGACCCGTCGGCGAAGAGCATAAGGGGGACGAATCCTCAAAATCTGGTGGAGAAGATTGTCCGGTCCAAGATTTACCAAAACACCTACTGGAAGGAGCAATGCTTCGGTCTTACGGCCGAAACCCTAGTCGATAAAGCAATGGAGCTCGACCACCTCGGCGGGACCTACGGCGGCAGTCGCAAACCCACTCCTTTCATTTGCCTTGTCACCAAAATGCTCCAAATTCAACCTGACAAAGAGATTGTTGTCGAGTTCATCAAGAACGAAGATTACAA ATATGTCCGTGTTCTTGGAGCATTCTATTTGAGATTGACAGGGACAGATATTGATGTTTATCGGTATTTGGAGCCCTTGTATAATGATTATAGAAAGCTCAGGCAAAAAACGAATGATGGAA GATTCGGTTTGACTCATGTGGACGAGTTCATTGATGAACTTTTGACAACAGATTACTCGTGTGATATTTCATTGCCCCGTATCAAGAAAAG GTGGACTCTTGAAGCCTTAGGTTCTTTAGAACCTAGAAGAAGTGCTCTGGAAGATGATTTtgaggaagaggaagaaaaggatGAAGACGACCAACTAGCTGCAGGGTCAGATGATGGGGATCATGAGAAG GATTACTACCGCGGGCGTAGTCCAACAAGGGAAAGAGATCGGGATAGAAGACGAGACAGTCATAGATACAG GGATCGAGATTATGACCGAGACTATGATAGGGATCGAGATTATGATCGAGATCGGGACTATGATAGAGATAGAGACTATGACAGGGATCGTGGCAGGGGACGAGATAGAGATAGGGATCGAGAGCGGGAGAGGGATAGGGACCGCCATCGCCTGAGAGAAGATAAGGAATATGGTCGGGAGAGAGAACGTGAAAGAGAAGGTAGGGAACGTGATAGGAGAGACAGGGATCGTGGCCGGCGTAGAAGTCACTCAAGGAGCCGAAGTAGAAGTAGAGATCGCAAGGACCGTGATGAAGAGCGTCGTAAGAGACATGCTCGCAGCAGTGCCAGTCCCAGAAGGCGTGGGGATGGACCTGATGATAGTACCACTCGGGATGagccaaagaagaagaaagagaaggagaagaagaaggatGATGGAACTGACCATCCAGATCCAGAGATTGCAGAGGCAAATAGACTTCGTGCATCCCTTggtttgaaacctttgaagctaTAA